A stretch of the Deinococcus sp. YIM 134068 genome encodes the following:
- a CDS encoding lipid II:glycine glycyltransferase FemX, with translation MRLTLVPTTDPRVYDDAVRSLPLTSALQGWGYGEARRVLGQTPHRYLIQRGGATVGAVQLLRKRLVPGLSTLYAPRGPALESLELLPAFAEAVRKVARPTDALLKIEPPSPVLADGSVTVPGEYGPLRRAESEQPEHTILADLTRPEDELFTGLHSMARRNVRAAQKLGVVAGRDDDFDAFWNIFTATNERAKLGAFPRAYYEAMLREGNAHGGEAYLVLSRHEGKALAGGFFLAMGTGTSYLFGGSVRDDRTHADGTPYKDAKAPDAFYWNAMLDAKRRGYTTFDFWGIPRRLDEDKHSFGVFKMKLKFSEHRVWYPAYDLNLNPAAPAIVKALRWRKTRNNLKKRGSAEDVL, from the coding sequence ATGCGCCTGACCCTCGTGCCCACCACCGACCCGCGCGTGTACGACGACGCGGTGCGCTCGCTGCCCCTGACCAGCGCCCTGCAAGGCTGGGGGTACGGCGAGGCGAGGCGCGTGCTGGGTCAGACGCCCCACCGCTACCTCATTCAACGGGGGGGGGCGACGGTGGGGGCGGTGCAGCTCCTCCGCAAGCGGCTGGTGCCCGGCCTCAGCACCCTCTATGCCCCGCGCGGCCCGGCGCTGGAGTCGCTGGAACTGCTGCCCGCCTTCGCGGAGGCGGTGCGTAAGGTGGCCCGACCCACCGACGCCCTCCTCAAGATCGAGCCGCCCTCGCCCGTTCTTGCCGACGGGAGCGTGACCGTGCCGGGGGAGTACGGGCCTCTGCGCCGCGCCGAATCCGAGCAGCCCGAACACACCATCCTCGCGGACCTGACGCGTCCGGAGGACGAGTTGTTCACTGGCCTGCACTCGATGGCCCGACGCAACGTCCGCGCCGCACAGAAACTCGGCGTGGTCGCGGGCCGGGACGACGATTTCGACGCCTTCTGGAACATTTTCACGGCGACGAACGAGCGGGCGAAACTCGGGGCTTTTCCGCGTGCCTACTATGAGGCGATGCTCCGGGAGGGGAACGCGCACGGCGGCGAGGCGTACCTCGTTCTCTCCCGCCACGAGGGGAAAGCTCTCGCCGGGGGCTTCTTCCTGGCGATGGGCACGGGCACCTCGTACCTCTTCGGCGGCAGCGTCCGCGACGACCGCACCCACGCGGACGGCACGCCCTACAAGGACGCCAAAGCGCCCGACGCCTTCTACTGGAACGCCATGCTGGACGCCAAGCGCCGGGGCTACACGACCTTTGACTTCTGGGGCATTCCGCGCCGTCTGGACGAGGACAAGCACTCCTTCGGCGTCTTCAAGATGAAGCTGAAGTTCTCGGAACACCGCGTCTGGTATCCCGCCTACGACCTGAATCTCAACCCCGCCGCTCCCGCCATCGTGAAGGCGCTGCGCTGGCGCAAGACGCGGAACAATCTGAAGAAGCGGGGGAGTGCGGAGGACGTGCTGTAG
- a CDS encoding peptidylprolyl isomerase, whose amino-acid sequence MKQSILTLALLLGGSALAQTTTPTPATPATPTQSAPATAPAQTTPAPAATPAAPATTTAAPAADPQTVVAVVGTERFTLADYERAFRVAVARVLNSQGVPFTTDILPEFAQARGEFLRQYARDRAVYQLARRGTRVTPAQIDEQFAKAREGFENDAEFAEALTATGYTNEAELRADLERQTVVSAYLDQIKTRLRFGDAIVGSFYNLNRATFTRRAESCVKHILVKTQAEGQTVLRDVQGGGDFAAIAREKSQDPGSAAEGGDLGCVAPGDTVAAFDRAAFSGPVNQPQLVQTEYGSHVLVVTRRTQAGLAPLTEVAPVIREQLARDAAQKYLDAQIARLNIQTTPAAVAAPATNR is encoded by the coding sequence GTGAAACAGAGCATCCTGACGCTCGCCCTGCTGCTCGGCGGCTCGGCCCTGGCCCAGACCACCACGCCGACGCCCGCCACCCCGGCGACGCCGACGCAGAGCGCCCCGGCGACGGCTCCGGCGCAGACCACGCCCGCCCCGGCGGCGACCCCGGCAGCTCCGGCCACCACCACGGCAGCCCCCGCCGCCGACCCTCAGACGGTCGTGGCCGTGGTGGGCACCGAGCGCTTCACGCTGGCGGACTACGAGCGGGCCTTCCGGGTGGCGGTGGCGCGGGTGCTGAACTCCCAGGGGGTGCCGTTCACGACCGACATCCTGCCGGAGTTCGCGCAGGCGCGCGGGGAGTTCCTGCGGCAGTACGCCCGCGACCGCGCCGTGTACCAGCTCGCCCGCCGGGGCACGAGGGTCACGCCCGCCCAGATCGACGAGCAGTTCGCCAAGGCCCGCGAGGGCTTCGAGAACGACGCCGAGTTCGCCGAGGCCCTGACCGCCACGGGCTACACGAACGAGGCCGAGTTGCGCGCCGATCTGGAGCGCCAGACCGTCGTCTCGGCCTACCTCGACCAGATCAAGACCCGCCTGCGCTTCGGGGACGCCATCGTGGGCAGCTTCTACAACTTGAACCGGGCGACCTTCACCCGCCGCGCCGAGTCGTGCGTGAAGCACATCCTCGTCAAGACGCAGGCGGAGGGGCAGACCGTCCTCCGGGACGTGCAGGGCGGCGGGGACTTCGCGGCCATCGCGCGGGAGAAGAGCCAGGACCCCGGCAGCGCGGCGGAGGGCGGCGACCTCGGCTGCGTCGCGCCCGGCGACACGGTGGCCGCGTTCGACCGGGCGGCCTTCAGCGGTCCCGTGAACCAGCCCCAGCTCGTGCAGACCGAGTACGGCTCTCACGTCCTCGTCGTCACGCGGCGCACTCAGGCGGGCCTCGCGCCCCTCACCGAGGTCGCGCCCGTCATCCGCGAGCAGCTCGCCCGCGACGCCGCGCAGAAGTATCTGGACGCCCAGATCGCGCGGCTGAATATCCAGACCACTCCGGCGGCGGTGGCGGCACCCGCAACGAACAGGTAA
- a CDS encoding tryptophan-rich sensory protein produces the protein MTGLPRQLTLLAATVLTLVMNYLSNALPLFGNSNKEISDSLPNAFTPAGLTFAVWGPIFLGLLVFAVYQALPAQRGPRFDGLFWPFLLVNVLNVAWLLAFQSLNYGTSVVIMLALLGSLIWLYLHVRGMKPQGVEGLTLALPTSLYLGWISVATIANVTAFLVSRGVTDGLAGLSGPVWSALLVLIAALLGVFFLVRFRDSAFAVVLLWSFYGVYAARPDLGTVVLGVVVAAVLVVLGLVRAARQPRPAV, from the coding sequence ATGACCGGACTTCCGCGCCAACTCACTCTGCTCGCGGCCACCGTCCTCACGCTGGTGATGAACTACCTCAGCAACGCGCTGCCGCTGTTCGGCAACTCCAACAAGGAGATCAGCGACAGCCTGCCGAACGCCTTCACGCCCGCCGGGCTGACCTTCGCGGTGTGGGGGCCGATCTTCCTCGGCCTGCTCGTGTTCGCCGTGTATCAGGCGCTCCCGGCGCAACGTGGGCCGCGCTTCGACGGGCTGTTCTGGCCCTTCCTGCTGGTAAACGTGCTGAACGTGGCATGGCTGCTCGCCTTCCAGAGCCTGAACTACGGCACGAGCGTCGTCATCATGCTCGCGCTGCTCGGAAGCCTGATCTGGCTCTATCTGCACGTGCGCGGGATGAAGCCGCAGGGGGTCGAGGGACTGACGCTGGCCCTGCCCACCAGCCTCTACCTCGGGTGGATCAGCGTGGCGACCATCGCCAACGTCACGGCCTTCCTCGTCAGCCGGGGCGTGACGGACGGCCTCGCCGGGCTGAGCGGCCCCGTATGGTCGGCGCTCCTCGTGCTGATCGCCGCCCTCCTCGGCGTGTTCTTCCTCGTGCGCTTCCGCGACTCTGCCTTTGCCGTGGTGCTGCTCTGGTCCTTCTACGGCGTCTATGCGGCCCGCCCGGACCTCGGCACAGTTGTTCTGGGAGTCGTCGTCGCCGCCGTCCTCGTCGTCCTGGGTCTGGTGCGGGCGGCGCGTCAGCCGAGACCTGCGGTGTAG
- the argJ gene encoding bifunctional glutamate N-acetyltransferase/amino-acid acetyltransferase ArgJ, whose translation MTDSGVTLLETLPRGFQAAAMAAGIKPSGKADLSCVVSDADCTWAFAGTRSTTAAACVTRNRELYREAGPVRALVVNAGIANAATGARGLRDNVDMADALGSVLNVDADAVLTASTGIIGHPLPMDRVLSGVEHLPEELGTEAAPFASAIMTTDTRPKLASVTLSTGARIVGTAKGSGMIHPDMATMFAFAFTDARVDGEALREAFPAVVARTFNAVTVDGDTSTNDMAVVLANGRAGEVEAGEFLAALEGVMRDLARMIAADGEGATKLLTVRVSGARSEAEALTAARTCCVSPLLKSAVHGNDPNWGRVIMAVGRSGAAVDIERMTVRVQGQPVFAGKPLPYDDAAVSASMKAEEVVFEIDLGVGGASGEAWGCDLSAEYVSINADYTT comes from the coding sequence ATGACGGATTCGGGAGTGACCCTTCTAGAAACTCTTCCCAGGGGCTTTCAGGCGGCGGCGATGGCGGCGGGCATCAAGCCGAGCGGCAAGGCGGACCTGAGCTGTGTGGTGAGCGACGCCGACTGCACGTGGGCCTTCGCGGGCACCCGCAGCACGACGGCGGCGGCCTGCGTGACGCGCAACCGCGAGTTGTACCGCGAGGCCGGGCCGGTGCGGGCGCTCGTGGTGAACGCGGGCATCGCCAACGCCGCCACCGGGGCGCGCGGCCTGCGCGACAACGTGGACATGGCCGACGCGCTGGGGAGCGTGCTGAACGTGGACGCCGACGCGGTGCTGACCGCAAGTACGGGCATCATCGGCCACCCCCTGCCGATGGACCGGGTGCTGAGCGGCGTGGAGCATCTGCCGGAGGAACTCGGCACGGAGGCCGCCCCCTTCGCCTCGGCGATCATGACGACCGACACGCGCCCCAAGTTGGCGTCGGTCACACTGAGCACGGGTGCTCGCATCGTCGGCACGGCGAAGGGCAGCGGCATGATTCACCCCGACATGGCGACGATGTTCGCCTTCGCCTTCACGGACGCGCGGGTGGACGGGGAGGCGTTGCGGGAGGCGTTCCCCGCTGTCGTCGCCCGGACCTTCAACGCGGTGACGGTGGACGGCGACACGAGCACGAACGACATGGCCGTGGTGCTGGCGAACGGGCGGGCCGGGGAGGTGGAAGCGGGCGAGTTCCTGGCCGCATTGGAGGGAGTGATGCGCGACCTCGCCCGCATGATCGCCGCCGACGGCGAGGGGGCGACCAAGCTCCTGACCGTCCGCGTCTCCGGTGCCCGCAGCGAGGCCGAGGCCCTGACCGCTGCCCGCACCTGCTGCGTCAGCCCCCTGCTCAAGAGCGCCGTCCACGGCAACGATCCCAACTGGGGCCGCGTCATCATGGCCGTGGGCCGCAGCGGCGCGGCGGTGGACATCGAGCGCATGACCGTCCGCGTGCAGGGCCAGCCCGTCTTCGCCGGGAAGCCGCTTCCCTACGACGACGCGGCAGTGAGCGCCAGCATGAAGGCCGAGGAGGTCGTCTTCGAGATCGACCTCGGCGTGGGGGGCGCAAGCGGCGAGGCGTGGGGCTGCGACCTGAGCGCCGAGTACGTGAGCATCAACGCGGACTACACGACCTGA
- a CDS encoding nitrite/sulfite reductase, translating into MSDIEALKKELPPFQIFDLIPQYAAQGYIDPERIDLLKWAGVYPQRPQEDGFLMMRVRVPSAEFATSTMREVANIAEEYGRGFLDVTDRQAFQFHWLTIDKIPQIFERLQPLGLHPKGACGDTVRAVIASPLAGLDAREIIDVRPLAHAMEGTLTGNPDFQDLPRKFKMSLTATPELEGIHLVNDIGFLAHTVDGEVGFDVWVGGGLGAVAHLAKRLGVFITPEEVVEVGRAIAGAYRDHGYRQNRKKSRLKFLIKDMGVEKFREIVETEYLGRKLRDGPSAPVARFGGNDVLGVNPQKDGLNYVVVATTVGRINPDKARKLADLADRYGKGVLRTTAFQNMVIPHVKSEDVEALSAELAAVDLAPKTTLRGTTIACTGTQFCRLAVTETKARTAGLVDHLEPQFSDLDVPFTINLTGCSNACTRYQVADLGFMGALRGEEEVYNVHLAGSIGQAQRTGTKLKGVVPAVRLNEYTEAVLTDFRAGKQPGESFVEYADRMGADRFTPDAVLNAGREPVGA; encoded by the coding sequence ATGAGCGATATCGAGGCCCTGAAAAAAGAACTGCCCCCGTTCCAAATCTTCGACCTGATCCCGCAGTACGCCGCGCAGGGCTATATCGACCCGGAGCGGATCGACCTGTTGAAGTGGGCGGGCGTGTACCCGCAGCGTCCGCAGGAGGACGGCTTCCTGATGATGCGCGTGCGGGTGCCGAGCGCCGAGTTCGCCACCTCCACGATGCGCGAGGTCGCCAACATCGCGGAGGAGTACGGGCGCGGCTTCCTTGACGTGACCGACCGCCAGGCGTTTCAGTTCCACTGGCTCACCATCGACAAGATTCCGCAGATTTTCGAGCGGCTTCAGCCGCTGGGCCTACACCCGAAGGGGGCGTGCGGCGACACCGTGCGCGCCGTGATCGCCTCGCCGCTCGCCGGGCTGGATGCGCGCGAGATCATCGACGTGCGGCCCCTCGCCCACGCGATGGAGGGCACGCTGACGGGCAACCCCGACTTCCAGGACCTGCCCCGCAAGTTCAAGATGAGCCTGACCGCCACGCCGGAGCTGGAGGGCATCCACCTCGTCAACGACATCGGCTTCCTGGCGCATACGGTGGACGGGGAAGTGGGCTTCGACGTGTGGGTGGGCGGCGGCCTCGGCGCGGTGGCGCACCTCGCCAAGCGGCTGGGCGTGTTCATCACGCCGGAGGAAGTGGTGGAGGTGGGCCGGGCCATCGCCGGGGCGTACCGTGACCACGGCTACCGCCAGAACCGCAAGAAGAGCCGCCTGAAGTTCCTGATCAAGGACATGGGCGTGGAGAAGTTCCGCGAGATCGTGGAGACCGAGTACCTGGGCCGCAAGCTGCGCGACGGCCCCTCCGCCCCGGTCGCCCGCTTCGGCGGCAACGACGTGCTGGGCGTCAATCCGCAGAAGGACGGGCTGAATTACGTCGTCGTGGCGACGACCGTGGGGCGGATCAACCCGGACAAGGCGCGCAAGCTCGCCGACCTCGCCGACCGCTACGGCAAGGGCGTGCTGCGGACGACCGCCTTCCAGAACATGGTCATCCCGCACGTGAAGTCGGAGGACGTGGAGGCCCTGAGCGCCGAACTCGCCGCCGTGGACCTCGCGCCCAAGACGACGCTGCGCGGCACGACCATTGCCTGCACGGGCACCCAGTTCTGCCGCCTCGCCGTGACCGAGACGAAGGCACGCACCGCCGGGCTGGTGGACCACCTGGAACCGCAGTTCAGTGACCTCGACGTGCCCTTCACGATCAACCTCACGGGCTGCTCGAACGCCTGCACGCGCTATCAGGTCGCCGACCTCGGCTTCATGGGGGCGTTGCGCGGTGAGGAGGAGGTCTACAACGTCCACCTCGCGGGGAGCATCGGGCAGGCGCAACGCACGGGCACGAAGCTCAAGGGCGTGGTGCCCGCCGTGCGGCTGAACGAGTACACCGAAGCCGTGCTGACCGACTTCCGGGCGGGCAAGCAGCCCGGCGAGAGCTTCGTGGAGTACGCCGACCGAATGGGTGCCGACCGCTTCACCCCCGACGCGGTGCTGAACGCGGGCCGCGAGCCGGTGGGCGCGTGA
- the cysC gene encoding adenylyl-sulfate kinase, translating into MTTTLSRPEVGTGRVVWFTGLSGAGKSTLASALHAELVSRGVAAELLDGDAVRENLSKGLGFTRVDRDTNVRRIAFVAGLLAKHGVTVLVSAISPYADTRREVLSGLPNPTEVFVDAPLEVVTERDVKGLYLRALAGEIKHFTGVSDPYEAPENPDLHLRTDQISVEEGVTRLLTHLEYTA; encoded by the coding sequence GTGACCACCACCCTCAGCCGCCCGGAGGTGGGCACGGGCCGGGTGGTGTGGTTCACCGGGCTGTCGGGCGCGGGCAAGAGCACGCTGGCAAGCGCCCTGCACGCCGAACTCGTCTCGCGGGGTGTCGCTGCCGAACTGCTGGATGGCGACGCCGTGCGCGAGAACCTGAGCAAGGGGCTGGGGTTCACGCGGGTGGACCGGGATACCAACGTCCGGCGAATCGCCTTCGTCGCGGGACTGCTCGCCAAGCATGGCGTGACCGTCCTGGTCAGCGCGATCAGCCCCTACGCCGACACCCGCCGCGAGGTGCTGTCGGGCCTGCCCAATCCCACCGAGGTCTTCGTGGACGCGCCGCTGGAGGTCGTGACCGAGCGCGACGTGAAGGGCCTGTACCTGCGGGCGCTCGCCGGGGAGATCAAGCACTTCACAGGTGTCTCCGACCCCTACGAGGCCCCCGAAAACCCGGACCTCCATCTCCGCACCGATCAGATCAGTGTGGAGGAGGGTGTGACGCGACTGCTCACCCATCTGGAGTACACGGCATGA
- a CDS encoding phosphoadenylyl-sulfate reductase yields the protein MTAWSERPDVRTPEQGGVPLTTEPRAPREAAGHADSSAPNFTPDTNPLDVIRWALDTHPDLLMPSAFNLNGVVLLDLAARAGYRGEVVFVDTGYHFPETLATRDRLAARYPEMTFVTLNAGADPEDGRTPPDLYASDPDACCAVRKVAPLQAYLREKAPSALLNARSRDQAATRADIPFVETGARVKINPLAHWTRERLEAYAAEHCLPVNPLYYDGFLSVGCWTCTRAVRPGEDARAGRWAGQGKTECGLWAGESKL from the coding sequence ATGACGGCGTGGAGCGAACGCCCCGACGTGCGGACCCCCGAACAGGGCGGCGTGCCCCTCACCACCGAGCCGCGCGCCCCCCGCGAGGCTGCCGGACACGCCGACTCCTCCGCGCCCAACTTCACCCCCGACACCAACCCGCTCGACGTGATCCGCTGGGCGCTGGACACCCACCCCGACCTCCTGATGCCGAGTGCGTTCAACCTCAACGGCGTCGTGCTGCTGGACCTCGCGGCGCGGGCGGGCTACCGGGGCGAGGTCGTGTTCGTGGACACGGGCTACCACTTCCCCGAGACGCTGGCGACGCGTGACCGTCTGGCCGCCCGCTACCCGGAGATGACCTTCGTGACGCTGAACGCGGGGGCCGACCCGGAGGACGGGCGGACCCCGCCCGACCTGTATGCCTCGGACCCCGACGCCTGCTGTGCCGTGCGGAAAGTCGCACCGCTTCAGGCTTACCTGCGGGAGAAGGCCCCCTCCGCCCTCCTCAACGCCCGGAGCCGCGATCAGGCCGCGACCCGCGCCGACATCCCCTTCGTGGAGACCGGGGCACGGGTCAAGATCAATCCCCTCGCCCACTGGACGCGCGAACGGCTGGAGGCGTATGCGGCGGAACACTGCCTCCCCGTCAACCCGCTGTACTACGACGGCTTCCTCTCGGTCGGCTGCTGGACCTGCACCCGCGCCGTCCGCCCCGGCGAGGACGCCCGCGCGGGCCGCTGGGCAGGCCAGGGCAAGACCGAGTGCGGGCTGTGGGCCGGGGAGAGCAAGCTGTAG